One window of Manihot esculenta cultivar AM560-2 chromosome 17, M.esculenta_v8, whole genome shotgun sequence genomic DNA carries:
- the LOC110604697 gene encoding probable peroxygenase 4 isoform X1 has product MRKSTILSLSFFSFLFLSSSLLSSNSMDSTYSIISDKQEKGKFKPDRGNPLQRHSFFFDRNQDGTVYPWETYQGFRAIGAGVLLSTLGAIVINIGFSHSTRPGKFPSLLFPIELRNIVLAKHGSDTDVYDKKGRFIKNNFEDIFRNYARTNSDALTKSELREMRRANKEHKDYFGWVAAWFEWFFSYHLFKDERGLMKKDTVRGIFYETAFEEREEELKEKRNALAEKKAYV; this is encoded by the exons ATGCGTAAAAGCACAATACTCTCTCTTAGCTTCTTCagctttcttttcctttcttcatCTCTTCTGAGTTCGAATTCAATGGATTCCACTTATTCCATAATAAGCGACAAGCAAGAAAAgg GAAAATTTAAACCAGATCGAGGCAACCCTCTGCAGAGGCATTCTTTCTTCTTTGACAGGAATCAGGACGGCACAGTTTATCCCTGGGAGACCTATCAAG GTTTTCGTGCAATTGGGGCTGGTGTGCTGCTTTCTACTCTGGGTGCCATTGTCATCAATATAGGTTTCAGTCACAGCACTCGACCT GGAAAGTTTCCTTCTCTACTATTCCCTATTGAGTTGCGGAACATCGTTCTCGCCAAACATGGGAGCGATACTGATGTCTATGACAAGAAAGGAAG ATTTATTAAGAATAACTTCGAAGATATTTTCCGCAACTATGCACGTACAAATTCAGATGCATTGACAAAAAGTGAACTGAGGGAAATGCGAAGGGCGAACAAAGAACATAAAGACTACTTTGGATG GGTTGCAGCCTGGTTCGAATGGTTTTTCTCGTACCATCTTTTCAAGGACGAACGTGGTTTGATGAAGAAAGATACAGTAAGAGGAATTTTCTATGAAACTGCTTTTGAAGAAAGGGAGGAGGAGTTGAAGGAGAAGCGAAACGCGTTGGCTGAAAAGAAAGC ATATGTTTAG